The segment TGCTTGGCAAACCCAAAAAAAGGAAATTTTGCCCATTTTATTGCTTGTTCAATTTCTGTTTTTTTTAAATTAAAACTAAATTCCATAAATTTAAGTTAATTTAAGTTTATCAAAGGCCAGTCATCTGATAATAAAGAGGGCATCATAACCCTATATTATCTACACTTGCTTCACCCCATTTTTTGAGCCAATAACTCCACATATATCAAAAATTGCTAAGGCTAAAAAAAGAGGAGAAGATACAAGTTTATACCCAACCCCTCTTTAGATTTGTACTCAACTACTATCGCCTAAAGGCGATAGGTTGAAAAAAACTTTGCTAAAGCAAAGTTAGGCTTTAAAGGTGGGGGTTTAGAGAATATCCATGACCGTAAAATTGTCGCCCACATTCATTCTTATATTTTTATTTTTTATAATCTTAATTTTAATTTAATCTTAAAAGGTTCGCCTAAAGGCGAGGGGTTTGCTCCCAAAGCTGGAAACTAAAAAATCTCTCATTAATTTAATACCCTAAAGCTAATTGATCGAGCATGTCTGGGCCTTTCTCTTTGCCGACTTCTTGATAAATACTCAAGATTTCCTCGTAAGTTCCATTTCCACCAATCATATCCCAAAACTCTTTACCAATCAAAACTTCATTTTCCAAATCCATATAATTTAGAATAAAGCTATGCTTAAAAGTTTCTTTTTTAACACCATACGGGTTATAAGCGGTAGCATAAAACGCTTTTGCTTTTGGAAATTTAGCGCAAGTAATAGCTTGAATTTGTAACAAACGACCTGTCGCTTCCATGCATTGTCCTTTATTTGGTTTTGGACTTTTAATTTCAAAAAACCATTCTTCGCCAAATTTTGTTTCAATATACAAATCAGCAATACTAACTCGCTCAATACCTGAACCATTTTTGCTTAACTCAATAATTTCTTTCACAAAATTAGGGTATTTTGATTTCATTCCGCCACTGCCAATCTTGCTCGTTATTTCTTCAATACGTTTAATGGCTTTTGCGGTAACCACACCCCTAACTCTATGACCTCGCTCTGCGTTTTTGTGAACTATTTTTGCAATCAAACGAGCGCACTCCTCAAAAGTTGTGCCAAGTTTTGTAGAAAATGATCTTTCAAACTCAGTTATTTTCAAAAGACCGTCGGGTAACAAAGACTCATGAAATGGTTTTAAATCTCCTTTTTTAGATACTTCTCGAATCGGACGAAGTTGCTTCGGATCAAAGCCGTTATCAGTTGCTTCTTCAATCATACCTTGAATGAAGCCCTCCAAATATCCTTTGATTGTATTTCTTGTTTCTTTATTGATCATATTTTTTGCCAAATTAAAATACTTTCATAAAAAGGAGTGTCCCTTCGTCCTGTCCGTCTATTTACATGGCGGTCAACCCTACCGATTGATTTAAAACCAACTACTTCCGGTTTATATAAATTATATTTATCATTTACCACTATTAAAACAAGCCCGTCTTTTGCCATAAAATTTCTTGTGTGTGACAGCGCGGCATTTATTCCGTCAATGTATTCTTTTTTTGCCCTTTCAGATTGACCATTTTTTGCTGGGCCTATTTCTCTATTTTCGTTATTTTGTAACCCTAAAAGTTCATAAGCATATTTATGTTGATCGTGGTAATCAA is part of the Bacteroidota bacterium genome and harbors:
- a CDS encoding TdeIII family type II restriction endonuclease gives rise to the protein MINKETRNTIKGYLEGFIQGMIEEATDNGFDPKQLRPIREVSKKGDLKPFHESLLPDGLLKITEFERSFSTKLGTTFEECARLIAKIVHKNAERGHRVRGVVTAKAIKRIEEITSKIGSGGMKSKYPNFVKEIIELSKNGSGIERVSIADLYIETKFGEEWFFEIKSPKPNKGQCMEATGRLLQIQAITCAKFPKAKAFYATAYNPYGVKKETFKHSFILNYMDLENEVLIGKEFWDMIGGNGTYEEILSIYQEVGKEKGPDMLDQLALGY